In Nymphaea colorata isolate Beijing-Zhang1983 chromosome 10, ASM883128v2, whole genome shotgun sequence, the genomic stretch CGGAACAGATTTACTGCAATTTCGTGCGGGCGGAGTGAAGGCGATCTCGGCCAGGGGGTTTCGGCCGCTGCGTGCCGCTTCTGCTGCCGGGGTCGACGAGATTGGTGTTGTGGCGGCTGTGGAAGGGAGGCGGAATTCTGGTCCGATCATTGTGATAGATAACTACGACAGCTTTACTTACAACCTCTGCCAGGTACTTTGTCTTTGGTGTGTTCTCTATCTTATGCCCTCCTGAGTCGTCTGACGATCACATTtgcataatttttcttttacgtTCGCCCCTCTTATTTGCGTTTGTTTTGGCATCTCCTTTTTTGAGAGTTTTTCAGTCACCGGTGACGAATTTCCcgtttcaatttcttttgtccGGGATACGACTTCCGGTAACCCATCGGTGATGGATTTGGTTCCACCCCCACCAACACCACACCCAACCACCTCGCGAGCTTTTTCTTCGTGCCGTGCCGTCCACTACACTACATTTGTTTCTCACTTCCTTCCTTTCTGCCTCTCATTCTGCTCACTCGGCCTCAGTGTTTGGAATCTGGATTCTATGTGACGAATTGGGGAGGGATCTGATTCTTCTCCGTGAGAAATTTTAATCCCCACCCTTTCATAAAAGTAAGTTTTAGGAAActtcatatatttttgaatCTTATGATACAAGCCTATTGAGTCATTGACTATTAATAGCTAGTGGCTACCGTCACTGTTCCTTTCAAGGATGGTGGGTCTGGTCCTTCACTGGGTTCCTTGTCATGGTCCCTGGCTTTGGGCCATAACATTCGACCTTCTCGGGCAGCAATGGCGAGTGAACGGAAAATTCAAAACATGTGTGCGTTGTTTTAGATTATGGCCGAATTTTACGCGTCCCTAAAAGAAATTCTTCAGTGGTCATTATTCACGTTCAACGGTAAAAGTCAAACGTGGGGGCCCCAGGTTGCTCCCTGGAGGCCGCATGTCGATTGCCGGGAGCGAGAAATTTCTGTCTAGCGCTCAGAGCttaaactttaaattttgaagggCATCTATTTACAATACGTAAATAGGTAAAACCTTGTATATAAATACTTGTGTGGGCAAATGGCCCAAACATGGCTGCCCCGCTGGTCGTCCTCGCGTCGTTGCTGCCATTcgtaaaggagaaaaaaaattttagacTTTTGGAGGCATCGTTTATTCCCATGTTTAAACCAGCGAATCTTTTGTAATTTACAATCAAGATTCACCAACAcgggaaaagaagaaattgtagCGTGTTTGAATCGCCATCATATTTTGTGGTTCTTCAGGATAAATGCATTTAGCAAATAAAGGAGATTTATCAAAGAGGATCAACTTTGACATATGTCTACCTGACTACATGCACATGTAATGATCAAGAACCAAATTACATCATAAATTGATTGAATCAGACTGCTTTCATTGAAATCTGACAGGAAGTACTCAGTCTGATGTATGAAGAACATGGTGGAAAACCATGTACTTTATTCCCACGTAGATTTTACCAAAAACTTTCCCCGTGAAATGCTTTATCTATAGCCTAGTCCCACCTTGTTATACTTCCAACCTGAATTGGTAGTTTCTTTCCTATGGAATGTAATGGATCCTGGATATAAATATTCTTTTGTTCTCATCCATTTCAGAAATATCATAAGTGCATGCATATAAGATCATAACGTTAACGCCTAATCCATCCTTTTGAGATCCTTGATTGTATGGAGCCTTTCGATACTTGGTGCAATTAATTGATTTGGCCAGAACTTAATATCAGGAAATCTCgtgcatatatgcatatacgATCATTTTGcctaatatatgtttttatgaGCTTTGGTTGTCTGTAGATTTTCTATATTGACTGCAATTAATTGATCCAGCCATCTATTCTGAACTTACATAACAGAGTTTGCTAATATAGAATAGAACTGATACGTcattcattttattgttttgctaTGGCATTGGCAGTATATGGGAGAACTTGGCGCTGACTTTGAGGTCTACCGCAATGATGAACTTACAGTTGACGAAATCAGAAGGTgaattgccttttttttttcttagaattATCTATAGTACTGTATTTCCTTGGCTTCACTTGTCTTGAATTTTGAACAACGTTGTCGTCCTCCTTTTAGGAAAAATCCAAGAGGAATACTTATTTCTCCAGGACCTGGTAAGTGTTGTCAATTGGTCTGAAGTCTTTCTTTGTAATATGCTCTTGTTGAAATAAGTTACAAGTAATTTCCTTGCCTTTCTAATCTAGGTACACCTCAAGATTCAGGGATATCACTGCAAATTGTTCTCGACCTTGGACCCTCCACACCCATATTTGGAGTTTGTATGGGACTTCAGTGCATTGGAGAGGCTTTTGGAGGCGAGGCCTTTAACTAGGGACATCTTTTAATTCTAcgacatttatttttttattttttattattttaatgctCTAAGCAGtgttgtacgatacggggcTGGTAcgtacgatacgatacgtatcttttacaaaatacgatacgatacatgccccgtatcgtacgatacagactgatttcaaaaaatgggggtTGGAACCCcccttttcgagttttttttataaaaacccggcCCTTCTTCGtttttaacctagagattgtgctgCCGTGGAGGAAAATTATCGATTTCCATcgttaaatcatcgattttcaaaatgaaatcatcgattaaaccatggatttgtgcgtgggtggctgattctcgttgggaggaaggaggtttttttaaatcgtgaagatgaaaatgaagaagaagatggagatgaggatgagaatgaatatgatgaagattatgaatgagagtcgagagtgctttcattttatatgtattgacattgaacattttcacaatttcattatcatcttgtgatgtaatacataacatctaaaatttgttttttgatgtggtatctcatagacttatggaccttatgacttataaatctgtgttttttatgaagaacatattattcttgttttttactgattttttatgatttttttgattttttttcctatttttactgatttattaaaaaaaaatgatacggttacgatacgttacgatattttacgatacagcgtatcttaaagccagactgatacggcttacgatacgctttttacaacattggctcTAAGTACACTAGCTTATTTCATTGTTAGGGCTTGCCTTTTTGTTTACGTATTTCTTTTGAATGTCAATGTTGAATTAACGTTTGAACTTTAAATGGTTCGCCAAACAATGTGTTttgggagttttttttttccttatttagtTCATTTATTTACTAATTTACAGGGAAGATTATTCGTTCTCCTTATGGGGTTGTGCATGGAAAAGGTTCACTTGTTTATTATgatgaaaaaggagaagatGGCTTACTTGCTGGACTGTCAAAGTAAGTAAAAACCTTTCATCTACCTGGAACTTGGTTTTATATATTGCCTATTAGGATGATTGTGCTTGTTCATGTACATGAACATATACAGCATCACAACAAGTATTAGGTATAGACTTCCACCTAGATAGCTATGGAGTTAGAAATATGACCTCCAAGTTGAACGAGGTCAAGAGCTGGATACATGGGTTGTTCTCCTGCATAAATGTGGCAGGGGTCTGCCTAAGCTAGCCCATCATTGCAAAAAAGATGGCAAACAGATATCTAGTTATCAACGAAAGGTTGATGACCATCAGTGAAATATTTTGCCAAATCTATTGTGGCTTGCCACTACAAAGAAATGCGTCACAGATACAGCATCAAGTTATTGAAACCCCTTTGTAGAGGGGAGGAAGTTTCGAAGGAAATTGCTTGATAAACCATCCTGTTCAGAACTGGCTGGCATCCACATTCACTTGCATTGTCATTGCAAATTTGCTAGAAAGTCAATGCTATTAATAATGTAAAAGTTGAAAGCAGTGTGGTACGAATCAACGGATGACGTTCTGAAAGAAGTTGCTTGATAAACCATCCTGTTCAAAACTGGCTGGCAGCCACATTCACTTGCACTGGCACTGAACTCGTCAAAAAGTTCACACTATTACTCATATAAAAGCTGGAAATGCTATGATACTAGGAAACAAATACAGACACAACCAAACAAAAGATAAACGTGATTTCTTTGGCAAATATGTTTATTGAGTGTACAAAGATACTTTCAGAACATTCAAGTCATTTAACTTCTGAAACCATTTATTTACAGATCACTGACATGAGCTGATGAAATAGGCAGAtgtgttttttctttgcatGAATATCATTATGAAGACTTTTTCTAACTTATGGAAATTGTAAAAATGCTTTGACAGTCCATTTACAGCAGGTCGATATCACAGCCTTGTGATTGAGAATGAGACTTTTCCTAGAGACATGCTTGAGATCACTGCACGGACCGAAGATGGTCTTGTTATGGCAGTCCGTCATAAAAGATATAAGCACATCCAGGTATTCTCTTTTTCATGTCTAATCTAAGCACGTCCAGGTATTCTCTTTCTCATGTCTAAGCTACAGTAATACATCTGAGTTTTTTGTGCTCCAAGTACAAACAAGATGTGGGCCAGTGGCTATTCTCCTCCTCATAAGCACAGAACTGTATATAATCCCGTTTTCTACAAAAGAGTTGGATACATCATaaacaatttcagaaataaGACTAGGGAAGTGAATTCAATTAGTAACATAGGGAAATTCGTCAAGTTTGGAGATGGTGGAGATTGCTTCATTTTCTTGTGATGGACAAGATTGTTTGATAATAATAAGTTTTCTTTGTAATGGTTCAACCCCAGAGGTTTGTTCTTTTATTAAACCAGATTTTATCTCAATTGTTTCATTTGTCTCCTTCACATCCATGCAGTTGTACCAGATTTTATCTCAATTGTTTCATTTGCCTTTACAATATGTTGGATGCGGGAGACCAGATTCTAGTGGATGCATGATGCCATGAcctacaaaaattttgaaacatttaagGTGCTATATTTCTATAGCAGTGATGGCCTTAGGTTCATGAACTTTAGCCATTAGTCACTATTTGGGTTGATATTAAGATGTGGTGCTATATTTCTATAGCAGTGATGGCCTTAGGTTCATGAACTTTAGCCATTAGTCACTATTTGGGTTGATATTAAGATGTGTACACTTCCTTGGTGCTGCGGAATGCAGAAAAATTCACTTCCAATGGGAGTGACTCGCTTTGGCTTGACATAAAAAGTATTGTTATGTGAGCCTAGTCTGCATGAATAAAATTATAGGATATGATGGTCATGGCTATGCGGGTTAGTTTGCATGTAGTACCATATGGTAATTGGTACCGATGCTGTTTATGATGTTGCTGTCACATGCTATGAAATGAAATCATCATTTTTGATAGTCAGTGATGGTCATAAGCTCATAATGTGACAGATTGACAGCTCATTTATTGCTGGTTTATAATTGAAATTCTTAATAATTGATGACAAACCTCTCTAGCAGATGTAGTCTGACCACCGCCTGTAAATGCAAATGGCAAACTGACATAAGCAGTTTCAATCAGTGGCAGAGCCATACTGGTATCTGGACAAATTGGTTCCTCCCATGCTttccttgattttcactttCCCAACCTCAAATGCGGGACCAGATTAACCCTGAATCCAACCATGTAGGTGCTCACCAGGTTTGTCAGCAGGTTGGTCTAAGAAACAAGGTACCACATTGGGCTTGATTAACAAATGGGTTGTGTGTGGCATAGGAAATTTCATACCAAAACCAAGCTTGACTCAAGTTCTTTAATACAAAAAGCATAGAAATTGTTACACTACCAGTTATGGACTGGGTTCGGCTTGCATTTTATTAATCGAACTTGGCGTGGTCATTCTCATCTAAAATCCAATAGGATGTAGATTTGTATATAAGGCTAACACCTCTTAGTGCTCACtctaatttggattttttatctCTATCACTAGTTCCAACATAAACAGatgcaacaaagaaagaaaaaattattgtgAGAGacttattattaaaaaacatgttcatgttcatctTTATGGAAATTTTGTCCATGTATTGCAACTGGGAGTTTAGCCAGTTTGCCTCTTCAAGACATGCAGCTGTGAACTTCATATAGGTCTCGTTTCTCTATGCCACTAGTCATCACAGCCATGTGCTACTGTAGCATAGACTTTAATGGTTCAAAAGAATCGAGTCATCACTTTTGTGGCTACGTGGGTACATATGTCTTGACATCTCTGATTCTCcaaggacaagcttctacctACATTTGAGGTGAAACCATTGCAGGGAAGGTGTGTTTTCCCTACAAAATGATCTGGTGCATTCTTCCTTGGGAAGTGCAGTTTCTATGAAGCACAATTTCCTCCTCTTACAGCAATTTCTAATATCCTGATCAGCAAGGAATCCATGGCTAATTTGTATAtccaaattttcttgttttcactTCACCAATTGTAGCTGTTGGTCTGATTTATGATGATTGTAATAGAAGGGACTTGAAAGGTGCTTGGCTGGGATTGACATGCAAAAATCGATGGTGTGAACTGGAACATTAAGTTGAAGGaattgaagacaaaaaaaggaaaaaacaaaggagCTAAATACTTGAGCTATTGGTTCAGTAGACCAGGGACTATTCCTTGGACCTTACCAAGTTGGAAAATCCTAGGATGCATGGCTTATTTGGATGTAGCTGTCTAAGGCACAGAGTTGGAAAATTCAATGTCAACTGATGTAACAAATCTCTCTGGACAAGTGAACAAGAATACTAAAATGCATTTTCGTGGAGATGAAGAATCTACATGATGCTGTTGCCTTGATTTATAGGCTAGAAGGTTATGCAAGATGCAACAGTTACTAAGTCTTGCATCAAGATGGAGCAGGAGATGAGAGGAAGAGCTTATGTAATTGGGTGTGGCAGTACAagcacatgcacacatatacTGAACAAGGTTACTTTTCAGATCATCCTAAATGGCATCCGTGAGCAAAGCTGTGGATGTTTGTTTCACCTAACCTTGAGGATGCATTTTCTAAAGGTTGCTTTGAAGAAAGCACGTAACAGACTAGGTATTTCTTGGTCAAATGTACATGCAGGGAAATGAACCATTAATTTTATATTGCACTAAAACTTCCTCAAATAGTAATAAGAGATTCTTGGGAACATATATTAAGAAGAATGAGCAACGATTGACATCAGAATCCTGGATATGTTTTAGCAAAAAATGCTTGCAAGCTTGTCTTTTACAAGTGTGCAGGACATTAGAATTTAGAATAGAATTGCTTAAAAGTTGTGTGCAAGCGAGTTAGCTGCAAACTGATAGGATTTTCATCCTTCCATTCTTGCTGGTACAATGCTTGCAGGACTTCTACGAAAATGATATgaactatgtcacacggatacgggtacgggtatcctatggatacgggtacgggtacggggacacgacattttcaaaattttaggatacgcggatacggcgaatattatattcaaaaaaattaaaaatgataataaagaaagtctcaaacaaaacattgttcatcaccaatctcaaaagTGATAACTACTAAGACATAAggaagaaagtctcaaagaaagttacaaaacattattcatcaatcatcacaaaacattgttcatcatcattctagtcatcatcaatgcccaaatcatcgttctccccaatctcctcttcttccacaatagAAGATGTTGAGGGAATACaaggttcttcgaatcttgaattaacaacttcaagttcattctcttgttctaagttaaagtcgtcaacattcacgtcccaatatttagtttctccttccctacaagacaaaaaaattgtaattattatgatgttagcgaataagaagagaaacatctaaatcaataaatcatatacttaatttacctatattcttctttgttccGTGA encodes the following:
- the LOC116262039 gene encoding anthranilate synthase beta subunit 2, chloroplastic-like — its product is MERALSLARPPAVSGDFPSLTTLRSPLHSRALISLPSEDLLQFRAGGVKAISARGFRPLRAASAAGVDEIGVVAAVEGRRNSGPIIVIDNYDSFTYNLCQYMGELGADFEVYRNDELTVDEIRRKNPRGILISPGPGTPQDSGISLQIVLDLGPSTPIFGVCMGLQCIGEAFGGKIIRSPYGVVHGKGSLVYYDEKGEDGLLAGLSNPFTAGRYHSLVIENETFPRDMLEITARTEDGLVMAVRHKRYKHIQGVQFHPESIITSEGKTIVRNFLELIEKREKESE